The following proteins are co-located in the Synechococcus sp. PROS-U-1 genome:
- the secA gene encoding preprotein translocase subunit SecA translates to MLKLLLGDPNARKLKRYQPIVSDVNLLEEEIAPLSDDDLRGKTAFFQERLANAGSLENQRPILDEILPEAFAVVREAGKRVLGMRHFDVQLIGGMVLHEGQIAEMKTGEGKTLVATLPSYLNALTGRGVHVVTVNDYLARRDAEWMGQVHRFLGLSVGLIQQDMRPEERRRNYGCDITYATNSELGFDYLRDNMAADISEVVQRQFQYCVIDEVDSILIDEARTPLIISGQVERPQEKYQQAAQVAEALERAAEVGKDGIDPEGDYEVDEKQRSCTLTDEGFSKAEQMLGVQDLFDPQDPWAHYITNALKAKDLFVKDVNYIVRDGEAVIVDEFTGRVMPGRRWSDGQHQAIEAKESLPIQPETQTLASITYQNFFLLYPRLAGMTGTAKTEEVEFEKTYKLETTIVPTNRVRARQDWADQVYKTEVAKWRAVANETADIHKKGRPVLVGTTSVEKSELLSSLLAEQDIPHNLLNAKPENVERESEIVAQAGRAGAVTIATNMAGRGTDIILGGNSDYMARLKLREVLLSRLVKPEEGHKPPVPLQRTAAAGFSENPVAAPAKNPDSLYPCLLTDDTDQALGQLARDLVKQWGDRALTVIELEERIATAAEKAPTDDTQIQALRDAIARVRGEYDAVVKQEEARVREAGGLHVIGTERHESRRVDNQLRGRAGRQGDPGSTRFFLSLGDNLLRIFGGDRVAGLMNAFRVEEDMPIESGMLTRSLEGAQKKVETYYYDIRKQVFEYDEVMNNQRRAVYSERRRVLDGRALKKQVIGYGERTMSEIVEAYVNPDLPPEEWDLAQLVGKVKEFIYLLEDLTPEQVQGLGMDELKAFLQEQLRNAYDLKEGQIEQQRPGLMREAERFFILQQIDTLWREHLQSMDALRESVGLRGYGQKDPLIEYKNEGYDMFLEMMTNMRRNVIYSMFMFQPQAPQT, encoded by the coding sequence ATGCTCAAGCTCCTGCTGGGTGATCCCAATGCCCGCAAGCTGAAGCGCTACCAGCCGATCGTCTCTGACGTCAATCTCCTGGAAGAGGAGATTGCTCCCCTCTCCGACGATGACTTGCGTGGCAAGACGGCATTCTTCCAAGAGCGCCTCGCCAACGCTGGCAGCCTGGAGAACCAGCGCCCGATCCTGGACGAAATCCTTCCTGAAGCTTTTGCTGTGGTGCGGGAAGCGGGCAAACGGGTCCTGGGCATGCGTCACTTCGATGTGCAGCTGATCGGTGGGATGGTTCTGCACGAAGGCCAGATCGCTGAGATGAAAACCGGGGAGGGCAAAACCTTGGTGGCCACCCTGCCCAGCTACCTCAATGCCCTCACCGGCCGCGGCGTGCACGTGGTGACGGTGAACGATTACCTGGCCCGCCGCGATGCCGAGTGGATGGGGCAGGTGCACCGTTTCCTTGGCCTCTCCGTCGGTCTGATCCAGCAGGACATGCGTCCGGAGGAGCGGCGTCGAAACTACGGCTGTGACATCACCTATGCCACCAACTCCGAGCTGGGCTTCGACTATCTGCGGGACAACATGGCCGCAGACATCAGTGAAGTCGTCCAGCGCCAGTTTCAGTATTGCGTGATCGATGAGGTCGATTCGATCTTGATCGATGAAGCCCGTACTCCTTTGATCATTTCCGGCCAGGTGGAGCGGCCCCAGGAGAAGTATCAGCAGGCGGCTCAGGTGGCCGAGGCCCTGGAGCGGGCGGCCGAAGTAGGCAAAGACGGCATTGATCCTGAAGGGGACTACGAGGTGGATGAAAAGCAGAGAAGCTGCACCCTCACCGATGAAGGTTTCAGCAAGGCCGAGCAAATGCTTGGTGTGCAGGATCTGTTTGATCCTCAGGATCCCTGGGCCCACTACATCACCAATGCCCTGAAGGCGAAGGATCTCTTCGTCAAGGATGTGAACTACATCGTTCGTGATGGCGAGGCGGTGATTGTGGATGAGTTCACCGGCCGGGTGATGCCTGGGCGCCGCTGGAGTGATGGACAGCACCAGGCGATTGAAGCCAAGGAGAGCTTGCCGATTCAGCCCGAAACCCAGACCCTGGCGTCGATCACCTACCAGAACTTCTTCCTGCTTTACCCGCGCTTGGCTGGCATGACCGGTACTGCGAAGACCGAAGAAGTGGAATTCGAGAAGACGTACAAGCTTGAAACCACGATTGTCCCCACCAACCGCGTGAGGGCCCGTCAGGACTGGGCCGACCAGGTGTACAAAACCGAAGTCGCCAAGTGGCGTGCCGTGGCCAACGAAACCGCCGACATTCACAAGAAGGGACGGCCGGTGCTCGTGGGCACCACGTCGGTTGAGAAGAGCGAATTGCTCAGCTCGCTTTTGGCGGAACAGGACATCCCCCACAACCTGCTCAACGCCAAGCCGGAGAACGTGGAGCGGGAGTCGGAGATCGTGGCCCAGGCCGGCCGCGCCGGCGCCGTCACCATCGCCACCAACATGGCGGGCCGCGGCACCGACATCATTCTCGGCGGCAACAGCGATTACATGGCGCGCCTCAAGCTGCGGGAAGTGCTGTTGTCGCGGCTGGTGAAGCCGGAGGAGGGTCACAAGCCTCCTGTTCCGCTGCAACGCACTGCAGCCGCAGGCTTCTCTGAGAACCCTGTAGCGGCACCAGCTAAGAACCCAGACAGTCTCTATCCCTGTCTGCTCACCGATGACACCGATCAGGCTTTGGGGCAATTGGCCCGGGATCTGGTGAAGCAATGGGGCGATCGTGCCCTCACCGTGATTGAGCTGGAGGAACGCATCGCCACTGCTGCCGAAAAAGCCCCCACCGATGACACCCAGATTCAGGCGCTTCGGGATGCCATCGCTCGCGTGAGGGGTGAGTACGACGCGGTGGTGAAGCAGGAAGAGGCCCGGGTGCGTGAGGCCGGGGGGCTGCATGTGATCGGCACGGAACGCCATGAATCCCGCAGGGTGGACAACCAGCTGCGCGGTCGTGCCGGTCGTCAGGGCGATCCGGGTTCCACCCGCTTCTTCCTCTCCCTCGGCGACAACCTGTTGCGCATTTTCGGTGGCGATCGCGTTGCCGGCCTGATGAATGCCTTCCGGGTGGAGGAAGACATGCCAATCGAATCAGGAATGCTCACTCGCTCCCTGGAGGGAGCCCAGAAGAAGGTGGAGACGTATTACTACGACATTCGCAAGCAGGTGTTCGAGTACGACGAGGTGATGAACAATCAGCGCCGCGCTGTCTATTCCGAGCGCCGTCGTGTGCTGGATGGCCGGGCCCTGAAGAAGCAGGTGATCGGTTACGGCGAGCGCACCATGAGTGAGATCGTTGAGGCCTATGTGAATCCGGATCTTCCGCCGGAGGAATGGGATCTCGCTCAGCTGGTAGGCAAGGTGAAGGAGTTCATCTATCTGCTCGAGGACCTCACCCCTGAACAGGTGCAGGGTTTGGGCATGGACGAACTGAAGGCGTTCCTGCAGGAGCAATTGCGCAATGCCTACGACCTCAAAGAGGGCCAGATTGAGCAGCAGCGACCTGGGCTGATGCGGGAAGCGGAGCGCTTCTTCATCCTTCAGCAGATCGACACGCTCTGGCGGGAACATCTGCAGTCGATGGATGCCCTGCGGGAGTCCGTTGGCCTGCGCGGTTATGGGCAGAAAGATCCGCTGATCGAATACAAAAACGAGGGCTACGACATGTTCCTCGAGATGATGACCAACATGCGCCGCAATGTGATCTATTCGATGTTCATGTTCCAGCCGCAGGCTCCTCAGACCTGA
- a CDS encoding glycosyltransferase family 9 protein, with protein sequence MDPTEQRVNDLIVQGHWAQAWSLTETWPEQPLTLWVRANYLLQDCGDDAGAEVLLRRLLASPGCPDQVHLRLGKALHGQDRVAEALHHYLQALVACRRKPGAGFEHAVNAYGLACLELGLHQHWLDVLERLDDDDQPLPMCPYIAALAHLSLGQWRPGWQLLEQREPWFHRQDGFSCPLWQGQLLEPGQTVLISSDMGIGDFLFFLRFVPELRRWYQALTLVLLVPPGLMQLALECELFDQIVTDSSHLPGHFPWQLRIASLPALLGVDRPDQFPQAGYVKVSSKAISVWSGLASATARARPLVAINWAGNRTAESPGLTVRGRSLSLDQIESITALQQVDLISVQVGAEPSVLQSSLAHCCHPAQRRFEASAPDLIDTAAVLSHCDLVITNDTSVAHLGGALGRPTWVMLKRHPSWQWGEAGLTPWYSSVRCFRQQRAFDWAGVISDLDQALLAWIAAWPATQRR encoded by the coding sequence GTGGATCCAACAGAACAACGGGTCAACGACCTGATCGTTCAAGGGCACTGGGCTCAAGCCTGGTCCCTCACCGAAACTTGGCCTGAGCAGCCGCTCACTCTTTGGGTGCGTGCCAATTACCTGTTGCAGGACTGCGGCGATGACGCAGGCGCCGAGGTGTTGTTGCGTCGTTTGTTGGCTTCGCCGGGATGTCCGGACCAGGTGCACTTGCGGTTGGGCAAGGCGCTACATGGTCAGGATCGTGTGGCTGAAGCGCTACACCACTATCTGCAGGCGTTGGTGGCCTGCCGCCGGAAACCGGGAGCCGGTTTTGAACATGCTGTGAATGCCTATGGCTTGGCTTGCCTGGAGTTGGGGCTGCACCAGCACTGGCTCGACGTTCTCGAACGGCTGGATGACGATGATCAGCCCCTGCCGATGTGCCCCTACATCGCAGCCCTGGCTCATCTGAGCCTGGGTCAGTGGAGGCCTGGATGGCAGCTCCTGGAACAGCGGGAGCCCTGGTTTCACCGTCAGGACGGCTTCAGCTGTCCTCTCTGGCAGGGCCAGCTGCTGGAGCCAGGCCAGACGGTGCTGATCAGCTCCGATATGGGCATCGGCGATTTCCTCTTCTTTCTGCGCTTTGTGCCGGAACTGCGGCGCTGGTACCAAGCGCTCACCTTGGTGCTGCTGGTGCCACCTGGGCTGATGCAACTTGCTTTGGAATGTGAGTTGTTCGATCAGATCGTCACGGATTCATCTCACTTGCCTGGGCATTTCCCCTGGCAGCTTCGCATTGCATCTCTGCCGGCACTCTTGGGGGTTGATCGGCCTGATCAGTTCCCCCAAGCAGGGTATGTCAAGGTTTCTTCGAAGGCTATCTCGGTTTGGAGCGGCCTGGCATCAGCCACAGCCAGGGCCCGTCCTCTCGTGGCCATTAACTGGGCGGGCAACCGTACGGCGGAGTCGCCTGGGCTCACAGTGCGCGGGCGATCTCTCAGCCTCGATCAGATCGAATCCATAACGGCTCTGCAGCAGGTGGATCTGATCAGCGTGCAGGTCGGTGCCGAGCCCAGTGTGCTGCAGTCATCCCTCGCCCACTGTTGTCATCCAGCCCAACGTCGCTTCGAGGCGTCAGCCCCGGATCTGATCGATACGGCCGCCGTGCTGTCGCACTGCGATCTCGTGATCACCAACGACACCTCGGTGGCTCATCTGGGCGGTGCCCTTGGTCGTCCCACCTGGGTGATGCTCAAGCGGCATCCGTCCTGGCAGTGGGGTGAGGCAGGGCTGACGCCCTGGTACAGCTCGGTGCGCTGCTTCCGGCAACAACGGGCGTTCGACTGGGCTGGGGTGATCAGTGATCTGGATCAGGCGCTGCTGGCCTGGATCGCGGCATGGCCGGCAACGCAGCGCCGTTAA
- a CDS encoding glycosyltransferase: MASHAVFSLVPGEPPSAVALTCRILTVWRSTGVHAAAAALDQVDSRQMRQSVLLQELRYRLDGAPGPRLLVDGVWFVHPHGGISRVWEQILRCWALPGLVGQAAPVLVVDRDSHLAAIDPFPQLAGDVFDPLDWSRLAQCSETNRALVGQAEADVFVSSWITSTGGERASIPELALVHDCIPERYSGLDPALRQLRNRWLLGAASHLAVSAATARDLSQALASDVASIPWCHPCTVHCFSAEPTRRDLWPALQSRLQLPEPFVLLPASSSIGSYKNPELVLEALSADSLQSVQLLLSGVAALKHAQRYRECFPRLAARIHVHSLNDLELQLLYRHALAVVVPSRREGFGLPVLEALASGGRVLTMDVDGLREAASGAVPCLDPEDPTLLRRWLELFLDPASRSWLAPHLARRRQARLAGLNSDLLGLTLLAEARRLATRQSR, translated from the coding sequence ATGGCATCCCACGCAGTGTTCTCCTTGGTTCCCGGTGAGCCGCCATCGGCTGTTGCGTTGACCTGTCGCATTCTCACCGTTTGGCGCAGCACGGGTGTGCATGCGGCGGCGGCCGCGTTGGATCAAGTCGATTCACGACAGATGCGGCAGTCGGTGCTGCTGCAGGAACTTCGGTACCGCCTCGACGGTGCACCGGGTCCACGCCTGCTGGTGGATGGAGTGTGGTTCGTGCATCCCCATGGTGGGATCTCCCGGGTGTGGGAGCAGATCCTGCGTTGCTGGGCGTTGCCGGGTTTGGTCGGTCAGGCGGCGCCGGTGCTGGTGGTTGATCGCGACTCCCACTTGGCCGCCATCGATCCGTTCCCGCAGCTGGCGGGGGATGTCTTTGATCCCCTCGACTGGTCGCGGTTGGCCCAGTGTTCCGAGACCAACCGCGCCTTGGTGGGACAAGCCGAGGCGGATGTGTTCGTCTCCAGCTGGATCACCAGCACCGGGGGGGAGCGGGCCTCGATTCCGGAATTGGCCCTGGTGCACGACTGCATCCCGGAGCGCTATTCAGGGCTCGACCCTGCCCTGCGTCAGCTTCGCAATCGCTGGTTGCTCGGTGCTGCTTCCCACCTGGCGGTGTCGGCTGCCACGGCCCGGGATCTCTCCCAGGCTCTGGCCAGCGATGTGGCTTCCATTCCTTGGTGTCATCCCTGCACTGTGCACTGTTTCAGCGCGGAGCCAACCCGTCGGGATCTATGGCCAGCTCTGCAGAGCCGCTTGCAGCTGCCGGAACCGTTCGTGCTGCTTCCAGCCTCCAGTTCAATCGGCAGTTACAAAAATCCCGAGTTGGTGCTGGAGGCGTTATCGGCTGATTCGCTTCAGTCGGTGCAGTTGCTCCTCAGTGGCGTAGCCGCGTTGAAGCATGCGCAGCGTTATCGGGAGTGCTTCCCCCGGCTGGCGGCTCGGATCCACGTGCATTCTCTGAATGATCTGGAGTTACAGCTGCTGTATCGCCACGCTCTGGCGGTGGTTGTTCCCAGCAGGCGCGAAGGCTTCGGGCTGCCGGTGCTCGAGGCTCTGGCCAGTGGTGGTCGAGTGCTCACCATGGACGTGGATGGGTTGCGCGAAGCGGCATCAGGTGCCGTGCCCTGTCTGGATCCAGAAGACCCGACGCTGCTGCGTCGCTGGTTGGAGTTGTTCTTGGATCCCGCTTCGCGGTCTTGGCTGGCACCACACCTGGCCCGCCGTCGTCAGGCGCGGCTGGCTGGGCTCAATTCCGATCTGCTTGGCTTAACGCTCCTGGCTGAGGCCAGGCGGCTGGCTACTCGCCAGTCTCGGTAG
- the cysE gene encoding serine O-acetyltransferase has product MLDQIRADLAIIRERDPAARGWLEILFCYPGFHAISLHRFSHRLWTCRLPLKLVARGLSQLARGLTGIEIHPGARIGHSVFIDHGMGVVIGETAEVGNRCLLYQGVTLGGTGKDHGKRHPTLAENVVVGAGAKVLGAITIGANTRIGAGSVVVRDVDHDCTVVGIPGRVIHQSGVRINPLAHSALPDAEANVIRNLMERIDELESTVTNLQRCLREVSEGRQLRDVCRGESQSLKDREILEFLGDDANR; this is encoded by the coding sequence ATGCTTGATCAGATCCGCGCCGACCTCGCGATCATCCGCGAGCGCGATCCAGCTGCCCGTGGCTGGCTGGAAATCCTTTTCTGCTATCCGGGCTTCCACGCCATCAGCCTGCACCGGTTCAGCCATCGCCTTTGGACCTGCCGGCTGCCTCTCAAGCTGGTGGCGCGCGGCCTGAGCCAACTGGCCCGTGGGCTCACCGGCATCGAGATCCACCCCGGAGCCCGGATCGGGCACAGCGTGTTCATCGACCACGGCATGGGCGTGGTGATCGGTGAAACCGCCGAAGTGGGCAACCGCTGCCTGCTCTATCAAGGCGTCACCCTGGGCGGGACGGGCAAAGATCACGGCAAGCGTCACCCGACCCTGGCGGAGAACGTGGTGGTGGGGGCCGGCGCGAAAGTGCTCGGGGCGATCACGATCGGCGCCAACACCCGCATCGGCGCCGGATCCGTGGTGGTGCGCGATGTGGATCACGACTGCACCGTGGTGGGGATCCCCGGACGCGTGATCCATCAGAGCGGCGTGCGGATCAATCCCCTGGCGCATTCGGCTCTGCCCGATGCGGAAGCCAACGTGATCCGCAACCTGATGGAACGCATCGACGAGCTAGAGAGCACCGTGACCAACCTGCAGCGCTGCCTGCGGGAAGTGTCCGAGGGGCGTCAGCTGCGGGATGTCTGTCGCGGCGAATCGCAGAGCCTCAAGGATCGGGAGATTCTGGAATTCCTCGGCGACGACGCCAATCGCTGA
- a CDS encoding dienelactone hydrolase family protein, with translation MPLRAWWAAPVPFEREIDSFSFQKRVVIVLPEVFGVNAWLRSITDRLAAHGIPALAIPLFARTAPDLDLGYSDQDLKEGRRHKDATTAAQILADVSATILWLQKRCPAVEVMVVGFCFGGHAALLAATLPDVAVTLNFYGAGVSRFRPGGGEPTLSLIPQVKGRLICLFGLADSLIPEDDRQAVEQALRQVDPVGDRLRMELFPEADHGFMCDARGSFQAAAAERGWALIREAVVF, from the coding sequence GTGCCGCTGCGCGCATGGTGGGCCGCTCCAGTGCCGTTTGAGCGCGAAATTGATTCTTTTTCGTTTCAAAAACGTGTAGTTATCGTGCTGCCCGAGGTGTTTGGCGTGAATGCCTGGCTCCGCAGCATCACCGATCGCCTGGCCGCCCATGGCATTCCAGCCCTGGCCATTCCCCTTTTTGCTCGGACGGCTCCGGATCTTGACCTCGGCTACTCCGATCAGGATCTGAAGGAGGGTCGTCGGCACAAGGACGCCACCACCGCCGCGCAAATCCTCGCTGATGTTTCAGCGACCATTCTTTGGCTGCAAAAGCGTTGCCCGGCTGTTGAGGTGATGGTGGTCGGGTTCTGCTTCGGGGGGCATGCGGCTTTGCTGGCCGCGACCCTTCCCGACGTGGCGGTCACGTTGAATTTCTACGGTGCTGGAGTCAGTCGTTTCCGTCCTGGTGGCGGGGAACCCACGCTCTCTCTGATCCCTCAGGTCAAAGGGCGGCTCATCTGTCTGTTCGGACTGGCTGACTCCCTGATTCCTGAAGACGATCGCCAGGCGGTTGAGCAGGCTCTACGGCAGGTGGATCCGGTTGGTGATCGCCTGCGCATGGAGCTGTTCCCGGAAGCTGATCACGGCTTCATGTGTGACGCCCGGGGCAGTTTTCAGGCCGCGGCGGCTGAGCGGGGCTGGGCTTTGATCCGGGAGGCGGTCGTTTTCTAG
- a CDS encoding GntR family transcriptional regulator: MRFHIQQESDIPASTQLYNQICFAIAARHYPPGHRLPSTRQLAMQTGLHRNTISKVYRQLETDGVVEAMAGSGIYVRDQQKPREIKTPPHIRNRGVTDLDREVRKCVDGLLNAGCTLQQTRELLTREIDWRLRCGARVLVSTPREDIGASMLIAEELEPCLDVPVEVVPMEELESVLESSSNGTVVTSRYFLQPVEDLAKKHSVRAVAVDLNDFRQELAMLKELRPGSCVGLVSISPGILRAAEVILHSMRGNELLLMTATPDVGSRLLALLRASSHVLCDRPSLPLVEQSLRQNRSQLMRMPQVHCAESYLSTDTIDLLRKEIGLQTPSAAS; this comes from the coding sequence GTGCGATTCCACATTCAGCAGGAAAGCGATATCCCGGCGTCGACCCAGCTGTACAACCAGATCTGCTTCGCCATCGCTGCCAGGCACTATCCCCCTGGCCACAGGCTTCCAAGCACGCGCCAACTGGCCATGCAGACCGGTCTGCACCGCAACACGATCAGCAAGGTGTACCGCCAGCTGGAGACCGATGGCGTAGTGGAAGCCATGGCCGGCTCCGGCATCTATGTGCGCGATCAGCAGAAGCCGCGTGAAATCAAAACCCCACCGCACATCCGCAACCGTGGTGTGACGGATCTGGATCGGGAAGTACGCAAGTGCGTGGATGGCCTGCTCAACGCCGGCTGCACGCTGCAGCAAACCCGAGAGCTGCTGACCCGCGAGATCGACTGGCGGCTGCGCTGCGGCGCCCGGGTGCTGGTGAGCACCCCCCGGGAAGACATTGGCGCCTCGATGCTGATCGCTGAAGAACTGGAACCCTGCCTTGACGTGCCCGTGGAGGTGGTGCCGATGGAAGAACTGGAGAGCGTTTTGGAAAGCTCGAGCAATGGCACGGTGGTGACCAGCCGCTACTTCCTCCAGCCGGTGGAAGACCTGGCCAAAAAGCACAGCGTCCGCGCCGTGGCCGTTGACCTCAATGATTTCCGCCAGGAGCTGGCCATGCTCAAGGAGCTGCGCCCCGGCAGCTGCGTGGGCCTGGTTAGCATCAGCCCAGGCATCTTGCGGGCCGCTGAGGTGATCCTGCACTCGATGCGGGGCAATGAACTGCTGCTGATGACCGCCACGCCCGATGTGGGCAGCCGCCTGCTGGCCCTGCTGAGAGCATCTAGCCACGTGCTCTGCGATCGACCAAGCCTGCCGCTGGTGGAGCAGAGCCTGCGCCAGAACCGCTCTCAATTGATGCGGATGCCGCAGGTGCACTGCGCTGAGAGCTACCTCAGCACCGATACGATCGATCTTCTCCGCAAGGAGATCGGCCTGCAGACCCCGTCGGCCGCCAGCTGA
- a CDS encoding glycosyltransferase family 9 protein, whose protein sequence is MAGNAAPLMNPRERLRFGLARLHAQDWQEAECCFDRLHLKRPSGIDLSRVRLLLAAARHGQNKLMPAMQLLLPLLKDQRDSRWFEEALLHYGSLCFELGLAQHWLDSCDRLGVSFDLERRSGNSQLIAMRGAAKLLVGDYRGGWADSEARSAVGMSRSLAPSIPRWLDGQNNSKARLLLLADQGFGELLFSLRFVPLLRQQVGFLQLACPPGLGRFMEQTQLFDVVQTSDVLRPAAFDCCEYLTSLPVLLGIDSPDQVPPPVLKLAPESCADWTLALRSSRNDAPLVALNWQGGKAAESIYSGGIRERSFPAEALEQVRSLQRCDLLSVQVGEAAQEIQGTSLAPRLVPQQARFDATPADFFTTASALMRCDLLITNDTSVAHLGGCLGLPTWVVLRKHPSWHWGDGGERSPWYPLLRCFRQSIAFDWSSALGPLDQALAVWLSDWRRRRGIPESPDP, encoded by the coding sequence ATGGCCGGCAACGCAGCGCCGTTAATGAATCCGCGGGAGCGATTGCGTTTTGGTTTGGCTCGCTTGCATGCGCAGGACTGGCAGGAGGCGGAGTGTTGCTTCGACCGTCTGCATCTGAAGAGGCCGTCAGGGATCGATTTAAGCCGTGTTCGCCTCTTGCTGGCTGCGGCCCGCCATGGTCAGAACAAACTCATGCCTGCCATGCAGCTGTTGCTGCCTTTGCTGAAGGATCAGCGGGATTCCCGTTGGTTTGAGGAAGCCTTGTTGCACTACGGCAGCCTGTGTTTCGAGTTGGGTTTGGCGCAACATTGGCTGGATTCTTGTGATCGCCTTGGTGTCTCATTTGATCTGGAGCGGCGTAGTGGTAACTCGCAGCTGATCGCCATGCGTGGCGCTGCCAAATTGCTGGTGGGGGATTACCGCGGCGGCTGGGCTGATTCCGAGGCGCGTTCGGCTGTCGGCATGTCCCGGTCGTTAGCTCCCTCGATTCCGAGATGGCTGGATGGTCAGAACAACAGCAAGGCCAGGCTTCTGTTGCTGGCAGATCAAGGCTTTGGTGAACTGCTCTTTTCGCTGCGATTCGTGCCCTTGCTGCGTCAGCAGGTGGGCTTTCTTCAGCTGGCATGTCCGCCAGGATTAGGACGATTCATGGAGCAGACCCAGCTTTTTGATGTCGTTCAGACATCAGACGTGCTTCGACCTGCGGCATTTGATTGCTGTGAATATCTCACCAGCCTTCCGGTGTTGCTGGGGATCGATTCTCCGGATCAGGTGCCGCCACCGGTTTTGAAGTTGGCTCCCGAATCGTGCGCTGACTGGACCTTGGCATTGCGTTCCAGCAGGAATGACGCACCTTTGGTTGCGCTCAACTGGCAGGGTGGAAAGGCTGCTGAGAGTATTTATTCCGGCGGCATTCGTGAACGCTCCTTCCCTGCCGAGGCCCTGGAACAGGTGCGCTCCCTGCAGCGTTGTGATCTTCTGTCGGTGCAGGTGGGTGAAGCGGCCCAAGAGATCCAGGGCACCAGCTTGGCCCCACGGCTTGTGCCACAGCAGGCTCGTTTTGATGCCACACCAGCCGACTTCTTCACCACAGCCTCGGCGTTGATGCGTTGTGATCTGTTGATAACGAACGACACCTCCGTGGCGCATCTGGGTGGTTGCCTGGGCCTGCCCACCTGGGTGGTGTTGCGCAAGCATCCGTCCTGGCACTGGGGCGATGGGGGTGAACGGTCACCCTGGTATCCCTTGCTCCGTTGTTTCCGCCAGAGCATTGCTTTCGATTGGAGCAGTGCCCTGGGTCCTCTGGACCAGGCCTTGGCCGTCTGGCTCAGCGATTGGCGTCGTCGCCGAGGAATTCCAGAATCTCCCGATCCTTGA